In the Buchnera aphidicola (Thelaxes suberi) genome, TTTGTATTGAAATAAATAGGGGTAACACCTCGATATAAAGAAGATAGATTTAACGTTTTATAATTTTTTGATAATGCAAAAATAGGTAATCCAGAAGTAATGCGTGATGTTAATAAAGCAGTTCTCCCTGATTCTGTCATTGTTATAATAGCTTTTATACCTTTTAAATGATTTGCAGTATACATTGCAGACATTGCAACTGCTTCTTCTATTGTATTAAATATAATATCTAACCTATGTCTTGAAACATTTATGCTCGGCATTTTTTCAGCCCCAATACAAACTTTTTTCATTGATGAAACAGTTTCTAATGGAAATTTACCTGTAGCAGTTTCAGATGATAACATTACTGCATCAGTGCCATCTAATACAGCATTAGCTACATCCATTACTTCAGCTCTTGTTGGAAATGGATTAAAGTTCATAGATTCCATCATTTGAGTAGCCGTAATAACAATCCGATTTAACTGTCTTGCTTTTCTAATTAGTTTTTTTTGCATACCTACTAATTCTGGATCACCTATTTCTACGCCTAAATCTCCTCTTGCCACCATAATTCCATCGGAAGATAAAATAATTTTTTCCATAATAACATCGTTATAAACTGCTTCTGCTCGTTCTATTTTTGCAATAATTTTTGCATTACTATTCGATTCTTTAATTAATTTTTTTGCATAATCGATATCTTTATGAGATCTCGGAAAAGATATTGCTAAGTAATCTAAATCCATATTAGATGCTAATTTAATATCTTGTTTATCTTTTTCAGTAATAGCTTTAGCAGACAATCCTCCTCCTAATTTATTTATACCTTTGTTGTTAGATAACCATCCTCCAATTAAGACTTCAGTAATAATTTTTAATTCTTTTGTTACTTCATTTACTTTTAATTGAATTCTTCCGTCATCTAACAAGATGATATCATGATTTTTCACATCTTGAGGTAATTTTTGATAATCAACTCCGACTACATTAATGTTTCCGTTGTCAGGATCATGGTTGATATCTAAAATAAAAATATCATTTTTTTTTAGAAAAATTGATGAATTTTCAAATTTAGTTATACGAATTTTAGGTCCTTGTAAATCTCCTAGTAATCCAATATGCACTCCTAATTTTTCTCTTAATATTTTAATTTTTTGTATTCTTTCTTTAT is a window encoding:
- the pyk gene encoding pyruvate kinase, with the protein product MEKRYRRTKIVATLGPSTDDNYILEKMIQLGVNVFRLNFSHGTIKEHKERIQKIKILREKLGVHIGLLGDLQGPKIRITKFENSSIFLKKNDIFILDINHDPDNGNINVVGVDYQKLPQDVKNHDIILLDDGRIQLKVNEVTKELKIITEVLIGGWLSNNKGINKLGGGLSAKAITEKDKQDIKLASNMDLDYLAISFPRSHKDIDYAKKLIKESNSNAKIIAKIERAEAVYNDVIMEKIILSSDGIMVARGDLGVEIGDPELVGMQKKLIRKARQLNRIVITATQMMESMNFNPFPTRAEVMDVANAVLDGTDAVMLSSETATGKFPLETVSSMKKVCIGAEKMPSINVSRHRLDIIFNTIEEAVAMSAMYTANHLKGIKAIITMTESGRTALLTSRITSGLPIFALSKNYKTLNLSSLYRGVTPIYFNTKLSGLQAAQEAVKTLLLKHFLSKGDLVIITQGDIMGTQGKTNSSRILQIK